The following coding sequences lie in one SAR324 cluster bacterium genomic window:
- a CDS encoding polyprenyl synthetase family protein, which produces MSLDQFSAAQYRFLKDYLQQAGSFIQQEISNRIPLREPREYLYDLMHDYPSRGGKKFRSALVLLSCELFGGKPQDALLTATAFELFQNFALIHDDIEDDSMTRRGKPTLHRLHGIPLALNAGDCMLGLVFETLMDNESRLGTATTMNLIRHFNQVIRYTFEGQAMDIGWVSHDKFPTREEYQQMITRKTGWYSGRGPCECGALLAGASDEDISWIGRFGESIGIGFQARDDVLNLIADSEHQAPSAHSGGYGKEQGGDFEEGKRTLITIEMFERLSSSEAETLHEILLKPREKNSPEEIEWAIERAIKTGSIDAVRNYCESHAEQAYDCLKHLPATPARSLMEELVSFLTIKREN; this is translated from the coding sequence ATGTCCCTTGATCAGTTTTCAGCCGCACAATACCGGTTTTTAAAAGATTATCTGCAACAGGCAGGATCTTTCATTCAGCAGGAAATCAGCAACCGGATTCCACTCCGGGAACCCCGTGAATATTTGTATGACCTGATGCACGATTACCCATCGCGGGGTGGAAAAAAATTCCGTTCAGCGCTGGTGTTGCTTTCCTGTGAACTTTTTGGAGGAAAACCCCAAGATGCGTTGTTGACGGCCACCGCGTTTGAGTTGTTTCAAAATTTTGCGCTGATCCATGATGACATTGAAGACGATTCCATGACACGCAGAGGAAAACCCACTCTGCATCGATTGCATGGAATCCCCCTGGCGCTCAATGCGGGAGACTGCATGTTGGGCCTGGTGTTTGAAACCCTCATGGACAATGAATCCCGACTGGGAACCGCCACAACCATGAATTTGATCCGGCATTTCAATCAGGTGATCCGCTATACTTTTGAAGGTCAAGCCATGGATATTGGCTGGGTCAGTCATGATAAATTCCCGACACGGGAGGAATATCAGCAGATGATCACCCGAAAAACAGGCTGGTATTCCGGACGTGGCCCCTGTGAATGCGGCGCCCTTCTTGCCGGAGCCTCTGACGAGGACATTTCATGGATCGGCCGCTTCGGAGAAAGCATCGGCATTGGTTTTCAGGCACGGGATGATGTCCTGAATCTGATCGCGGACAGTGAGCATCAGGCACCTTCGGCTCATTCAGGAGGGTATGGCAAAGAACAGGGGGGTGATTTTGAAGAAGGAAAACGGACCCTGATCACCATTGAGATGTTTGAACGACTTTCGTCATCTGAAGCGGAGACCCTGCATGAAATTCTACTCAAACCGAGAGAAAAAAATTCTCCTGAAGAAATTGAATGGGCCATTGAGCGTGCCATAAAAACCGGATCGATTGATGCTGTCAGAAACTATTGTGAATCGCATGCGGAACAGGCGTATGACTGCCTGAAACATCTGCCTGCCACGCCGGCACGATCTTTGATGGAAGAGTTGGTATCGTTCCTGACCATCAAGCGAGAAAACTGA
- a CDS encoding tyrosine-type recombinase/integrase — protein MRNFYIYKESSHSYFFLSTIPLDLIETLKKRQFLLSLHTVDKRQAKHLSKYLYIESQSLYFAIRNGEMGKELTIEDIKLILKTKLHSGKRHSEHYFWGITDWTENANEKRISNLNQHLSDLKNKEDFPSLKKKVDMEIRETLNLTAFEIPKQNTFEYNSLFQGLIKIKEEILNLKIALVSGEKQSEWDIFSQAKQEYEASNISSIIPTSEVVHQFKKIQELPSPKIIQTTEISPTNPIQNPKLLSTMIPQYLDYHREKGTKQQTINEYESLLKLFIWVLGDNDISEYSKDKLNDFTNILKRLPPNLSKNPKFREKTIQEILELGEKPRTLRTCNNLILNIKTFFNWLERNDYIQKSPVVSVTVGKLTNTKDSLPVVFSNDDLKKIFDKQNYLDSINNSQSFEIRCAKFWIPIFGLFSGARQNEICQIFLDDINKSEDGIFYIKLSDERLTQRLKNRMSKRNIPIHPQLFEIGFQEYLDILGYSPNGNGEKRLFPGLNYFAESYGKQLSKWFNDYLKKVDVKNSKNTENGKKVFHTFRKNVATKLYENEVEEIFIERYCGWTSGKISRTVYTSEFAVKKINDVVIPKLKFSIDWNGLKEVWKEIEKQSHKGFPFNS, from the coding sequence ATGCGTAACTTCTATATCTACAAAGAATCTTCCCATTCTTATTTTTTCCTTTCCACAATCCCCTTGGATTTGATAGAAACTCTGAAAAAGAGACAATTTTTGTTGTCCCTTCACACAGTTGATAAACGCCAGGCAAAACATCTTTCCAAATATTTATATATTGAATCGCAAAGTCTTTATTTTGCGATTAGGAATGGGGAAATGGGAAAAGAATTAACGATTGAAGACATTAAATTGATTTTAAAAACAAAACTTCATTCTGGCAAAAGACATAGCGAGCATTACTTTTGGGGAATTACTGATTGGACAGAAAATGCCAACGAAAAAAGAATTTCAAATCTAAATCAACATCTTAGTGATTTGAAAAACAAGGAGGATTTCCCCTCATTAAAAAAAAAAGTTGATATGGAGATAAGAGAAACTCTAAATCTAACCGCATTTGAAATTCCAAAGCAAAACACTTTTGAATACAATAGTTTATTTCAAGGGTTGATTAAGATAAAAGAAGAAATCTTGAACCTGAAAATTGCTTTAGTTAGTGGAGAAAAACAGTCAGAATGGGATATTTTTTCACAAGCAAAACAGGAATATGAAGCATCAAATATAAGTTCTATTATTCCCACGTCAGAAGTAGTTCATCAATTTAAAAAAATTCAAGAATTACCTTCACCAAAAATCATTCAAACAACTGAAATCAGTCCAACAAATCCCATCCAAAATCCAAAGTTACTTTCAACTATGATTCCTCAATACTTGGACTATCATAGAGAAAAAGGAACAAAGCAACAAACAATCAATGAATATGAATCCCTTCTGAAACTTTTTATCTGGGTTCTTGGCGATAATGACATTTCAGAGTATTCCAAAGATAAACTGAACGATTTTACAAATATTCTAAAACGATTACCACCAAACCTGAGTAAAAACCCCAAATTTAGAGAAAAAACAATTCAAGAAATATTGGAATTGGGAGAAAAACCAAGAACCCTAAGAACTTGTAATAATTTGATATTAAATATCAAAACATTTTTTAATTGGTTAGAACGAAATGATTATATCCAAAAATCTCCAGTTGTAAGTGTAACTGTTGGCAAGTTAACCAATACAAAGGACTCACTACCTGTTGTTTTCAGCAACGATGACTTAAAGAAAATTTTTGATAAACAAAATTATCTGGACTCAATCAATAATTCTCAAAGTTTTGAAATTAGGTGTGCCAAATTTTGGATTCCAATTTTTGGGTTGTTTAGTGGCGCAAGGCAAAACGAAATTTGCCAAATCTTTCTTGACGACATCAATAAATCAGAAGATGGAATTTTTTATATTAAACTATCAGATGAACGACTCACACAGAGACTAAAAAACAGAATGTCAAAAAGGAATATTCCGATACATCCACAACTTTTTGAAATTGGGTTTCAAGAATATTTAGACATTTTAGGATATTCACCTAACGGAAACGGAGAAAAAAGATTGTTTCCGGGATTGAACTATTTTGCGGAATCCTACGGAAAACAATTATCCAAGTGGTTTAATGATTACCTAAAAAAAGTTGATGTCAAAAATTCCAAAAATACTGAAAATGGAAAAAAAGTGTTTCATACCTTTAGAAAAAATGTCGCAACCAAACTTTATGAAAATGAAGTAGAAGAAATTTTTATTGAAAGATACTGCGGTTGGACATCAGGGAAAATTTCAAGAACGGTTTACACCTCCGAATTTGCTGTGAAAAAAATTAATGATGTTGTGATTCCAAAGTTGAAGTTTTCAATTGATTGGAACGGGTTAAAAGAAGTGTGGAAAGAAATTGAAAAACAATCACACAAAGGGTTTCCTTTCAATTCTTAG